The Bombus pascuorum chromosome 9, iyBomPasc1.1, whole genome shotgun sequence genome has a window encoding:
- the LOC132910729 gene encoding patronin isoform X18, giving the protein MWSAITRLFVKGKTEESAPRTKDRTCDGVPDTVVHVFDAMDRNAGDDRRKGPAGEQHHDGAESEHFSDAYDSRQAKQRASVKWLLSKAYNNRVPENLRDPYYIDNENQEHLKPQIVHALSNAELYCLALANIYSDPNYHNQNHCGILQALARKGVYLAEPNNTQLTETILIQNSPLKMSAHMAVIEGLMVLYAKEVVTGDRVVSAIRRFDPQAEVDVPADHEKGLLLWISHASNALIAKIQADEGAGDKTRLPELPAAKDFQSLCDGVGLAAVVAFYCPGELNWMDIRVSKRPSVADALHNLSLVHAFCNRCLPYSIFHMLPEDVTYMRGCMKQNLVVFLADMYNVLEIHPAKCVRYPGEERAMQFLDACPRNSHGVAHKRSLPQSIAPIPDLRSNLSVSAPGFTVAKAPSSSSVKKSQSLQQTAENYSHDDRRAGSEESFVVHRGKGIPTLSSVADEKSITRVDAAGRPSNWEEQRRSSYAGRRSRRNSVSDDSQLTIENFGGSQDNLHNFGRNPDKEVGAHIGKRSTTEPTLPARSSVQDVYGSGVQHILSDNGYDKEEPPRLRRQTSNSSLDNVALKQILHSSENVNSDGDTSKLASFANLSRQSSEKGINLTYTEQERDDSKSNLSNKKLGQTNGNRNGEKKTTFATLPNTTTWQQQSNQQSQQMEQHSVADENGGNTIMASQLNNIRLKLEEKRRHIENEKRRMEVVMSKQRQKVGKAAFLQAVTKLYLVGKVKSPSSSTSGGDSPAEIGPPTPVTSGSSGETPTSVSETTPVTQQPSQEKPQRPFSLKEISEDVRDVEHKWLEHDGNAPFIETRRTPDIENMDLEQYHQSISQIYTPFRRMNNSLSEIQADIQRLANQQNQIQQQHLMTQHQQQIQQQFQQLQSLSQQHMQNFGMAPINPLTSKLQDTQQSQFYLHDQPQLQRRMWGQPPPTQSLANEMAAVGYQQSMDPRYSTQPTPYQQDMRLYQDTRNWGTHPPQQKGFVLHDTPQEPRYLNGGDHSLCNNQMSHPGPTYPSSTSIFNQTPPSSASPQHRNAVHRISQLMSESPEPKRPTVHHIPIKCESPTEKRQITAMHAPVPAPPVDDMKPQNISFIGNDDELTQGIRGLNITSGSRTYRIPSPTRPSISRNSFQPHPSLREATPSPSGTPEVTPLDPTDAGEKGFYICFDNDAPKKPKPTLRVKRTSPKKERGVSSYVDNEDFTMRPDSPSAIVMDRQKQLEIQRDSDREKQRQIDERDFQRQEIRDREIQREGEREKQRERHEMSGESRQSGVGLIIGNQLANPDPNSLDEMERKKERIMLLSLQRRQQQEEMKERKEVEAQARREQEKLKAEERARKKEEERQRRAAILEQHKVKKAIEEAEREGKVIDKELLNTIKPTKLRNKTATTRPRPKTIHVDAGTELDSGALTPSRGKKGSSSNLSTASLTSPTMRRDYYRGSQDSLTAAHFDERRSGPLYRGGSLRDSPDDGRGSSPCRSMNQLGRRGSYKTSRDTDSGLGRATPPRRAPSPGMGSMRHLPSPSGPGSLPPGLMTKRRVFDDGSSDISSTPSSMMDYNGPRLYKQPTTKSNRGIMLNAVEYCVFPGTVNKEAKRRVLDEIARSESKHFLILFRDAGCQFRALYSYCPDREEVSKLYGTGPKQVMDKMFDKFFKYNSGAKCFSQVHTKHLTVTIDAFTIHNSLWQGKKVNLPNKKDMPLVI; this is encoded by the exons GCCAAACAACGTGCCTCCGTAAAATGGCTCTTGTCGAAGGCGTACAACAACCGAGTGCCAGAAAACCTTCGTGATCCGTATTATATCGATAATGAG AACCAAGAACACCTGAAGCCGCAGATCGTACATGCACTTTCCAATGCGGAACTATACTGTTTGGCGCTGGCGAACATCTATTCGGATCCAAATTATCACAATCAGAATCATTGCGGTATTCTCCAAGCCCTGGCCAGAAAGGGTGTTTACCTCGCGGAGCCAAACAATACTCAACTCACCGAAACGATCCTCATTCAAAATTCACCACTCAAGATG TCCGCGCATATGGCTGTGATAGAGGGCCTGATGGTCTTGTACGCGAAGGAAGTAGTGACTGGAGATCGAGTAGTTTCGGCGATTCGGCGGTTCGACCCCCAGGCGGAGGTGGATGTGCCAGCGGACCACGAAAAAGGACTTCTTCTCTGGATCAGCCACGCGTCAAATGCGTTGATTGCCAAGATCCAGGCGGACGAAGGTGCCGGTGATAAAACGCGACTGCCAGAACTACCAGCTGCCAAGGACTTCCAATCGTTATGCGATGGTGTCGGCCTTGCCGCCGTTGTGGCCTTCTACTGCCCCGGCGAGCTCAATTGGATGGACATCAGGGTGTCGAAGAGACCGTCGGTCGCGGATGCGCTGCACAACTTGTCGCTGGTCCACGCGTTTTGTAACCGATGCTTACCCTATTCCATTTTTCACATGCTACCCGAAGACGTGACGTATATGAGGGG GTGCATGAAGCAAAATTTAGTCGTTTTCTTGGCGGACATGTACAACGTATTGGAAATTCATCCGGCGAAATGTGTACGTTATCCAGGCGAGGAAAGGGCGATGCAGTTCTTAGATG CCTGCCCGCGCAATAGTCATGGCGTAGCTCATAAAAGAAGTCTGCCACAGTCTATAGCTCCGATACCTGATCTGAGAAGCAACCTCTCCGTATCCGCGCCAGGCTTCACAG ttGCAAAAGCACCGTCATCCTCCTCTGTCAAGAAGTCACAATCACTGCAACAAACTGCCGAAAATTATTCTCACGACGACAG ACGAGCAGGGAGCGAAGAAAGTTTCGTAGTGCACCGTGGCAAAGGCATCCCTACGTTAAGTTCCGTAGCAGACGAGAAATCTATAACTAGAGTAGATGCCGCTGGTCGGCCAAGCAATTGGGAAGAACAGAGGAGAAGCTCGTATGCTGGTCGACGATCTAGGCGTAACAGTGTTTCGGATGACTCTCAGCTGACCATTGAGAACTTTGGTGGATCTCAG GATAATTTACACAACTTCGGCAGAAATCCAGACAAGGAGGTCGGCGCGCACATTGGCAAACGGAGCACCACAGAGCCAACACTACCAGCAAGATCTAGCGTTCAGGATGTGTATGGTAGCGGAGTGCAGCATATTTTATCAGATAACGGATACGATAAGGAAGAACCGCCGAGATTAAGAAGGCAGACCTCGAACTCTAGCTTGGACAACGTCGCGCTCAAGCAAATTTTACATTCCAGCGAGAACGTTAATTCGGACGGGGATACGTCCAAGTTAGCCAGCTTCGCGAATTTAAGCAGACAAAGCTCCGAGAAAGGGATCAACTTGACCTACACGGAACAAGAACGCGACGACAGCAAGTCGAATCTGTCGAATAAGAAACTTGGTCAGACCAATGGTAATAGGAATGGTGAGAAGAAAACGACGTTCGCCACGTTACCGAATACGACCACGTGGCAGCAACAGAGCAACCAGCAATCTCAACAGATGGAACAACATTCTGTtg CAGACGAGAACGGAGGTAACACGATTATGGCCTCACAACTGAATAATATTAGATTGAAGTTGGAGGAGAAGCGACGTCACATAGAAAACGAGAAGAGAAGGATGGAAGTCGTGATGTCAAAGCAACGGCAGAAAGTGGGCAAAGCTGCGTTCCTGCAAGCTGTTACGAAG CTGTACTTGGTG GGTAAGGTTAAATCTCCCTCTTCATCAACGTCTGGGGGGGACAGTCCGGCTGAAATTGGTCCCCCCACTCCTGTAACCTCCGGATCTTCGGGGGAGACCCCGACAAGTGTTTCCGAGACGACCCCCGTAACCCAACAACCCTCTCAAGAAAAACCACAGAGACCCTTCTCGCTCAAG GAAATTAGTGAGGATGTTCGAGATGTTGAACATAAATGGTTAGAGCATGACGGTAATGCCCCATTTATTGAAACAAGACGCACTCCAGATATTGAAAACATGGATCTTGAGCAATATCATCAATCTATATCACA aatatatacacCTTTTCGCAGGATGAATAACAGCCTTAGTGAAATACAAGCTGATATACAACGTTTAGCAAATCAGCAAAATCAAATACAGCAACAGCATTTAATGACACAGCATCAACAGCAAATACAGCAACAGTTTCAACAGTTGCAAAGTCTTAGTCAACAACACATGCAA AATTTTGGAATGGCGCCTATAAATCCATTAACATCCAAATTACAAGATACTCAACAATCTCAGTTCTATCTACATGATCAACCCCAATTGCAAAGACGAATGTGGGGTCAACCACCTCCAACTCAAAGCTTAGCAAATGAAATGGCTGCTGTGGGCTATCAACAGTCAATGGATCCACGATATAGTACTCAACCAACAC CTTATCAACAAGATATGCGCTTATATCAAGATACACGAAATTGGGGAACGCATCCACCTCAACAGAAAGGATTTGTTCTACACGATACTCCTCAAGAACCGAGGTACCTCAATGGTGGAGATCATAGTCTTTGTAATAATCAAATGAGTCATCCTGGTCCTACATATCCATCATCTACATCTATCTTTAATCAAACACCACCATCTTCTGCTAGTCCACAACATCGCAATGCT GTTCATCGAATAAGTCAGTTAATGAGCGAAAGTCCTGAACCAAAAAGGCCAACTGTACATCATATACCGATTAAGTGTGAAAGCCCTACCGAAAAAAGACAAATTACTGCAATGCATGCACCTGTTCCAGCTCCACCTGTTGATGATATGAAGCCTCagaatatatcatttattg GAAATGATGATGAACTTACACAAGGTATAAGAGGTTTAAACATCACGTCCGGCAGCCGTACATATAGAATTCCATCACCAACTAGACCTTCAATATCACGTAATTCATTTCAACCTCACCCATCATTAAGAGAAGCCACACCATCTCCATCAGGTACACCAGAGGTAACACCTTTAGATCCAACGGATGCTGGTGAAAAAGGATTTTATATCTGCTTTGATAATGATGCGCCGAAGAAACCAAAACCAACCCTTAGAGTGAAAAGGACATCCCCTAAAAAG gaAAGAGGCGTGTCTTCATACGTTGACAATGAAGATTTTACGATGCGTCCTGACTCTCCTTCTGCGATTGTTATGGATAGACAGAAACAGCTGGAAATTCAACGAGATTCTGATCGAGAAAAGCAGCGCCAGATAGACGAGAGAGACTTCCAACGGCAAGAAATTAGAGATAGAGAAATacaaagagaaggagaaagagaaaagcaaaGAGAACGACACGAGATGAGTGGAGAGAGTCGACAATCTGGAGTTGGTTTAATAATTGGAAATCAATTAGCAAATCCTGATCCA AATTCTCTTGATGAAATGGAACGGAAAAAAGAACGTATAATGCTCTTATCATTACAAAGAAGACAGCAACAAGAAGAgatgaaagagagaaaagaggtaGAAGCGCAAGCTCGTCGAGAACAAGAGAAATTGAAAGCAGAAGAAAGAGCTCgtaaaaaggaagaggaaaggCAACGAAGGGCAGCTATCTTAGAACAACATAAAGTAAAGAAAGCAATAGAAGAGGCAGAAAGAGAA GGCAAGGTTATCGATAAAGAACTTCTTAATACAATAAAACCAACGAAATTGCGTAACAAGACTGCAACAACTCGACCTCGACCCAAAACGATTCATGTGGATGCTGGTACGGAGTTGGATTCTGGAGCTCTTACGCCGAGTCGTGGAAAGAAGGGTTCTTCTTCTAATCTAAGTACAG CGTCGCTGACTTCTCCGACGATGAGGCGAGATTACTACCGAGGCTCGCAGGACAGTCTCACTGCTGCCCATTTCGATGAACGACGTTCCGGCCCTCTTTATCGGGGCGGCAGTCTCAGGG ATTCACCCGATGACGGTAGAGGTTCCTCCCCTTGTCGAAGTATGAATCAACTTGGTCGACGTGGTTCCTACAAAACATCTAGAG ATACGGACAGCGGACTGGGCAGAGCTACACCTCCTAGGAGAGCACCGAGTCCGGGTATGGGTAGCATGAGGCATCTTCCGTCACCATCAGGACCTGGTTCTTTACCTCCCGGTTTGATGACCAAGAGACGCGTGTTCGATGATGGTAGCAGCGATATCAGTAGTACACCAAGTTCGATGATGGACTATAATG GTCCGAGATTGTATAAACAACCAACCACCAAGTCAAATCGTGGCATTATGCTAAACGCTGTGGAGTATTGTGTATTTCCGGGAACGGTAAATAAGGAAGCGAAGAGAAGAGTTTTGGACGAAATTGCAAGATCAGAAAGCAAGCattttcttatcttatttCGAGATGCTGGCTGCCAATTCCGGGCTCTCTACTCATACTGCCCAGATAGAGAAGAAGTTTCAAAGTTATATGGTACCGGACCGAAACAAGTCATGGATAAAATGttcgacaaatttttcaa ATACAATTCAGGAGCAAAATGCTTTTCTCAAGTACATACAAAGCATCTGACTGTGACCATAGATGCCTTTACGATACACAACAGCCTTTGGCAAGGTAAAAAGGTGAATTTGCCAAACAAGAAAGACATGCCTCTCGTCATATAG
- the LOC132910729 gene encoding patronin isoform X15 — MWSAITRLFVKGKTEESAPRTKDRTCDGVPDTVVHVFDAMDRNAGDDRRKGPAGEQHHDGAESEHFSDAYDSRQAKQRASVKWLLSKAYNNRVPENLRDPYYIDNENQEHLKPQIVHALSNAELYCLALANIYSDPNYHNQNHCGILQALARKGVYLAEPNNTQLTETILIQNSPLKMSAHMAVIEGLMVLYAKEVVTGDRVVSAIRRFDPQAEVDVPADHEKGLLLWISHASNALIAKIQADEGAGDKTRLPELPAAKDFQSLCDGVGLAAVVAFYCPGELNWMDIRVSKRPSVADALHNLSLVHAFCNRCLPYSIFHMLPEDVTYMRGCMKQNLVVFLADMYNVLEIHPAKCVRYPGEERAMQFLDACPRNSHGVAHKRSLPQSIAPIPDLRSNLSVSAPGFTVAKAPSSSSVKKSQSLQQTAENYSHDDRRAGSEESFVVHRGKGIPTLSSVADEKSITRVDAAGRPSNWEEQRRSSYAGRRSRRNSVSDDSQLTIENFGGSQDNLHNFGRNPDKEVGAHIGKRSTTEPTLPARSSVQDVYGSGVQHILSDNGYDKEEPPRLRRQTSNSSLDNVALKQILHSSENVNSDGDTSKLASFANLSRQSSEKGINLTYTEQERDDSKSNLSNKKLGQTNGNRNGEKKTTFATLPNTTTWQQQSNQQSQQMEQHSVADENGGNTIMASQLNNIRLKLEEKRRHIENEKRRMEVVMSKQRQKVGKAAFLQAVTKLYLVGKVKSPSSSTSGGDSPAEIGPPTPVTSGSSGETPTSVSETTPVTQQPSQEKPQRPFSLKEISEDVRDVEHKWLEHDGNAPFIETRRTPDIENMDLEQYHQSISQIYTPFRRMNNSLSEIQADIQRLANQQNQIQQQHLMTQHQQQIQQQFQQLQSLSQQHMQNFGMAPINPLTSKLQDTQQSQFYLHDQPQLQRRMWGQPPPTQSLANEMAAVGYQQSMDPRYSTQPTPYQQDMRLYQDTRNWGTHPPQQKGFVLHDTPQEPRYLNGGDHSLCNNQMSHPGPTYPSSTSIFNQTPPSSASPQHRNAVHRISQLMSESPEPKRPTVHHIPIKCESPTEKRQITAMHAPVPAPPVDDMKPQNISFIGNDDELTQGIRGLNITSGSRTYRIPSPTRPSISRNSFQPHPSLREATPSPSGTPEVTPLDPTDAGEKGFYICFDNDAPKKPKPTLRVKRTSPKKERGVSSYVDNEDFTMRPDSPSAIVMDRQKQLEIQRDSDREKQRQIDERDFQRQEIRDREIQREGEREKQRERHEMSGESRQSGVGLIIGNQLANPDPNSLDEMERKKERIMLLSLQRRQQQEEMKERKEVEAQARREQEKLKAEERARKKEEERQRRAAILEQHKVKKAIEEAEREGKVIDKELLNTIKPTKLRNKTATTRPRPKTIHVDAGTELDSGALTPSRGKKGSSSNLSTDSPDDGRGSSPCRSMNQLGRRGSYKTSRDVQEPQQQVRGRPKYPSYQNFKGRKSNSLMNLCGSSSDQDGMMCRYTDTDSGLGRATPPRRAPSPGMGSMRHLPSPSGPGSLPPGLMTKRRVFDDGSSDISSTPSSMMDYNGPRLYKQPTTKSNRGIMLNAVEYCVFPGTVNKEAKRRVLDEIARSESKHFLILFRDAGCQFRALYSYCPDREEVSKLYGTGPKQVMDKMFDKFFKYNSGAKCFSQVHTKHLTVTIDAFTIHNSLWQGKKVNLPNKKDMPLVI; from the exons GCCAAACAACGTGCCTCCGTAAAATGGCTCTTGTCGAAGGCGTACAACAACCGAGTGCCAGAAAACCTTCGTGATCCGTATTATATCGATAATGAG AACCAAGAACACCTGAAGCCGCAGATCGTACATGCACTTTCCAATGCGGAACTATACTGTTTGGCGCTGGCGAACATCTATTCGGATCCAAATTATCACAATCAGAATCATTGCGGTATTCTCCAAGCCCTGGCCAGAAAGGGTGTTTACCTCGCGGAGCCAAACAATACTCAACTCACCGAAACGATCCTCATTCAAAATTCACCACTCAAGATG TCCGCGCATATGGCTGTGATAGAGGGCCTGATGGTCTTGTACGCGAAGGAAGTAGTGACTGGAGATCGAGTAGTTTCGGCGATTCGGCGGTTCGACCCCCAGGCGGAGGTGGATGTGCCAGCGGACCACGAAAAAGGACTTCTTCTCTGGATCAGCCACGCGTCAAATGCGTTGATTGCCAAGATCCAGGCGGACGAAGGTGCCGGTGATAAAACGCGACTGCCAGAACTACCAGCTGCCAAGGACTTCCAATCGTTATGCGATGGTGTCGGCCTTGCCGCCGTTGTGGCCTTCTACTGCCCCGGCGAGCTCAATTGGATGGACATCAGGGTGTCGAAGAGACCGTCGGTCGCGGATGCGCTGCACAACTTGTCGCTGGTCCACGCGTTTTGTAACCGATGCTTACCCTATTCCATTTTTCACATGCTACCCGAAGACGTGACGTATATGAGGGG GTGCATGAAGCAAAATTTAGTCGTTTTCTTGGCGGACATGTACAACGTATTGGAAATTCATCCGGCGAAATGTGTACGTTATCCAGGCGAGGAAAGGGCGATGCAGTTCTTAGATG CCTGCCCGCGCAATAGTCATGGCGTAGCTCATAAAAGAAGTCTGCCACAGTCTATAGCTCCGATACCTGATCTGAGAAGCAACCTCTCCGTATCCGCGCCAGGCTTCACAG ttGCAAAAGCACCGTCATCCTCCTCTGTCAAGAAGTCACAATCACTGCAACAAACTGCCGAAAATTATTCTCACGACGACAG ACGAGCAGGGAGCGAAGAAAGTTTCGTAGTGCACCGTGGCAAAGGCATCCCTACGTTAAGTTCCGTAGCAGACGAGAAATCTATAACTAGAGTAGATGCCGCTGGTCGGCCAAGCAATTGGGAAGAACAGAGGAGAAGCTCGTATGCTGGTCGACGATCTAGGCGTAACAGTGTTTCGGATGACTCTCAGCTGACCATTGAGAACTTTGGTGGATCTCAG GATAATTTACACAACTTCGGCAGAAATCCAGACAAGGAGGTCGGCGCGCACATTGGCAAACGGAGCACCACAGAGCCAACACTACCAGCAAGATCTAGCGTTCAGGATGTGTATGGTAGCGGAGTGCAGCATATTTTATCAGATAACGGATACGATAAGGAAGAACCGCCGAGATTAAGAAGGCAGACCTCGAACTCTAGCTTGGACAACGTCGCGCTCAAGCAAATTTTACATTCCAGCGAGAACGTTAATTCGGACGGGGATACGTCCAAGTTAGCCAGCTTCGCGAATTTAAGCAGACAAAGCTCCGAGAAAGGGATCAACTTGACCTACACGGAACAAGAACGCGACGACAGCAAGTCGAATCTGTCGAATAAGAAACTTGGTCAGACCAATGGTAATAGGAATGGTGAGAAGAAAACGACGTTCGCCACGTTACCGAATACGACCACGTGGCAGCAACAGAGCAACCAGCAATCTCAACAGATGGAACAACATTCTGTtg CAGACGAGAACGGAGGTAACACGATTATGGCCTCACAACTGAATAATATTAGATTGAAGTTGGAGGAGAAGCGACGTCACATAGAAAACGAGAAGAGAAGGATGGAAGTCGTGATGTCAAAGCAACGGCAGAAAGTGGGCAAAGCTGCGTTCCTGCAAGCTGTTACGAAG CTGTACTTGGTG GGTAAGGTTAAATCTCCCTCTTCATCAACGTCTGGGGGGGACAGTCCGGCTGAAATTGGTCCCCCCACTCCTGTAACCTCCGGATCTTCGGGGGAGACCCCGACAAGTGTTTCCGAGACGACCCCCGTAACCCAACAACCCTCTCAAGAAAAACCACAGAGACCCTTCTCGCTCAAG GAAATTAGTGAGGATGTTCGAGATGTTGAACATAAATGGTTAGAGCATGACGGTAATGCCCCATTTATTGAAACAAGACGCACTCCAGATATTGAAAACATGGATCTTGAGCAATATCATCAATCTATATCACA aatatatacacCTTTTCGCAGGATGAATAACAGCCTTAGTGAAATACAAGCTGATATACAACGTTTAGCAAATCAGCAAAATCAAATACAGCAACAGCATTTAATGACACAGCATCAACAGCAAATACAGCAACAGTTTCAACAGTTGCAAAGTCTTAGTCAACAACACATGCAA AATTTTGGAATGGCGCCTATAAATCCATTAACATCCAAATTACAAGATACTCAACAATCTCAGTTCTATCTACATGATCAACCCCAATTGCAAAGACGAATGTGGGGTCAACCACCTCCAACTCAAAGCTTAGCAAATGAAATGGCTGCTGTGGGCTATCAACAGTCAATGGATCCACGATATAGTACTCAACCAACAC CTTATCAACAAGATATGCGCTTATATCAAGATACACGAAATTGGGGAACGCATCCACCTCAACAGAAAGGATTTGTTCTACACGATACTCCTCAAGAACCGAGGTACCTCAATGGTGGAGATCATAGTCTTTGTAATAATCAAATGAGTCATCCTGGTCCTACATATCCATCATCTACATCTATCTTTAATCAAACACCACCATCTTCTGCTAGTCCACAACATCGCAATGCT GTTCATCGAATAAGTCAGTTAATGAGCGAAAGTCCTGAACCAAAAAGGCCAACTGTACATCATATACCGATTAAGTGTGAAAGCCCTACCGAAAAAAGACAAATTACTGCAATGCATGCACCTGTTCCAGCTCCACCTGTTGATGATATGAAGCCTCagaatatatcatttattg GAAATGATGATGAACTTACACAAGGTATAAGAGGTTTAAACATCACGTCCGGCAGCCGTACATATAGAATTCCATCACCAACTAGACCTTCAATATCACGTAATTCATTTCAACCTCACCCATCATTAAGAGAAGCCACACCATCTCCATCAGGTACACCAGAGGTAACACCTTTAGATCCAACGGATGCTGGTGAAAAAGGATTTTATATCTGCTTTGATAATGATGCGCCGAAGAAACCAAAACCAACCCTTAGAGTGAAAAGGACATCCCCTAAAAAG gaAAGAGGCGTGTCTTCATACGTTGACAATGAAGATTTTACGATGCGTCCTGACTCTCCTTCTGCGATTGTTATGGATAGACAGAAACAGCTGGAAATTCAACGAGATTCTGATCGAGAAAAGCAGCGCCAGATAGACGAGAGAGACTTCCAACGGCAAGAAATTAGAGATAGAGAAATacaaagagaaggagaaagagaaaagcaaaGAGAACGACACGAGATGAGTGGAGAGAGTCGACAATCTGGAGTTGGTTTAATAATTGGAAATCAATTAGCAAATCCTGATCCA AATTCTCTTGATGAAATGGAACGGAAAAAAGAACGTATAATGCTCTTATCATTACAAAGAAGACAGCAACAAGAAGAgatgaaagagagaaaagaggtaGAAGCGCAAGCTCGTCGAGAACAAGAGAAATTGAAAGCAGAAGAAAGAGCTCgtaaaaaggaagaggaaaggCAACGAAGGGCAGCTATCTTAGAACAACATAAAGTAAAGAAAGCAATAGAAGAGGCAGAAAGAGAA GGCAAGGTTATCGATAAAGAACTTCTTAATACAATAAAACCAACGAAATTGCGTAACAAGACTGCAACAACTCGACCTCGACCCAAAACGATTCATGTGGATGCTGGTACGGAGTTGGATTCTGGAGCTCTTACGCCGAGTCGTGGAAAGAAGGGTTCTTCTTCTAATCTAAGTACAG ATTCACCCGATGACGGTAGAGGTTCCTCCCCTTGTCGAAGTATGAATCAACTTGGTCGACGTGGTTCCTACAAAACATCTAGAG ATGTGCAGGAGCCTCAGCAACAGGTTAGAGGCAGGCCTAAATACCCGAGTTACCAAAACTTTAAGGGGAGAAAGTCTAATTCCTTGATGAATTTGTGTG GTTCGAGTAGTGATCAAGACGGTATGATGTGTCGATACACAGATACGGACAGCGGACTGGGCAGAGCTACACCTCCTAGGAGAGCACCGAGTCCGGGTATGGGTAGCATGAGGCATCTTCCGTCACCATCAGGACCTGGTTCTTTACCTCCCGGTTTGATGACCAAGAGACGCGTGTTCGATGATGGTAGCAGCGATATCAGTAGTACACCAAGTTCGATGATGGACTATAATG GTCCGAGATTGTATAAACAACCAACCACCAAGTCAAATCGTGGCATTATGCTAAACGCTGTGGAGTATTGTGTATTTCCGGGAACGGTAAATAAGGAAGCGAAGAGAAGAGTTTTGGACGAAATTGCAAGATCAGAAAGCAAGCattttcttatcttatttCGAGATGCTGGCTGCCAATTCCGGGCTCTCTACTCATACTGCCCAGATAGAGAAGAAGTTTCAAAGTTATATGGTACCGGACCGAAACAAGTCATGGATAAAATGttcgacaaatttttcaa ATACAATTCAGGAGCAAAATGCTTTTCTCAAGTACATACAAAGCATCTGACTGTGACCATAGATGCCTTTACGATACACAACAGCCTTTGGCAAGGTAAAAAGGTGAATTTGCCAAACAAGAAAGACATGCCTCTCGTCATATAG